A stretch of the Vitis riparia cultivar Riparia Gloire de Montpellier isolate 1030 chromosome 13, EGFV_Vit.rip_1.0, whole genome shotgun sequence genome encodes the following:
- the LOC117928915 gene encoding uncharacterized protein LOC117928915: MEGEDQALFHAYPCAYYVQSPSTLSRANSADCQNNLSTCHSPLRSETFMNNPTNTSQEVNRFSYLSRYSSSSRGSNNSFLHEKKIVLYDAQSQGTGTENGENGENRRRMSVGMEVDGGGEEGGGGGDEEEEYYYGRSSFSSKSGGGGWWRYFSFRTSSSCLWICLQISWRLMVSLGAALLVFCIATKPPPPMMSIKMTGIRQFGLGEGVDASGVTTKILTCNCSMALMVDNKSKLFGLHIHPPLVEISFDHHPFATSHGQELYAPSHGSSKFQLYVGTRNKPMYGAGRAMQDMLETGEGLPLAIRVSLKSSFRVVWSLIVPKFHHQAECLLFLNRAYDKRHGTQVYNSTCTVTS, from the exons ATGGAAGGAGAAGACCAAGCTCTCTTCCACGCTTATCCTTGCGCATACTATGTACAAAGCCCATCCACCCTCTCCAGAGCCAACAGTGCTGACTGCCAAAACAACCTCTCAACATGCCACTCCCCTCTTCGATCAGAAACCTTCATGAACAACCCCACAAACACCAGCCAAGAAGTCAACAGATTCAGCTACCTCTCGCGATACTCGTCGTCATCACGGGGATCGAATAACTCGTTTTTGCATGAGAAGAAGATAGTACTGTATGATGCCCAGAGCCAGGGGACGGGGACGGAGAATGGGGAGAATGGGGAGAATAGGAGGAGGATGAGTGTAGGCATGGAGGTTGATGGGGGCGGGGAGGAGGGTGGTGGTGGGGGTGATGAGGAAGAGGAGTATTATTATGGAAGATCATCGTTTTCTTCAAaaagtggtggtggtgggtggTGGAGATACTTCTCTTTTAGGACTTCATCTTCATGTTTGTGGATTTGTTTGCAGATAAGTTGGAGGTTGATGGTGAGTTTGGGAGCTGCATTGCTTGTTTTTTGCATTGCTACTAAGCCACCTCCGCCCATGATGTCCATCAAG ATGACTGGCATTCGCCAATTTGGCCTAGGAGAGGGTGTGGATGCCTCGGGTGTTACCACTAAGATCCTCACTTGCAATTGCTCCATGGCCCTAATGGTAGACAACAAGTCCAAGCTCTTTGGCCTTCACATTCACCCTCCACTCGTGGAAATATCCTTTGATCACCATCCTTTCGCAACTTCACAT gGCCAAGAATTATATGCTCCAAGCCATGGTTCATCAAAGTTTCAATTATACGTGGGGACGAGGAATAAGCCTATGTATGGTGCAGGAAGAGCCATGCAGGACATGCTAGAGACCGGGGAAGGCTTGCCACTGGCCATTAGGGTGAGCTTGAAGTCAAGTTTCCGGGTTGTTTGGAGCCTCATTGTGCCTAAGTTTCATCACCAGGCTGAGTGTCTACTATTCCTCAATAGGGCATACGATAAAAGACATGGAACACAGGTATATAATAGCACTTGCACTGTTACTTCTTAG
- the LOC117927750 gene encoding protein DETOXIFICATION 43, with protein sequence MADKVSTDLSPSLPQRKWKMPLLVFFKDVRHVFKMDELGSEILRIAFPAALALAADPVASLIDTAFIGHIGPVELAAVGVSIAIFNQASRITVFPLVSITTSFVAEEDTVGKKGNEAPKGENSEKASVKNSETKELEDEDVILENLEKGSNPNSEMKELIPEDDLKTTTYKPPSVSTVSPNRVKLKKERRHIPSASTALVIGSFLGLFQTIFLIFAAKPLLSFMGVKSGSSMLTPARRYLTLRALGAPAVLLSLAMQGVFRGFKDTKTPLYATVVGDLTNIILDPIFIFVCKLGVSGAAIAHVISQYLISLILLLRLMKEVDLLPPSLKDLQFRRFLKNGVLLLGRVIAATFCVTLAASLAARLGSTPMAAFQICLQVWMTSSLLADGLAVAGQAILACAFAENDYDKATNAATRVLQMGFILGLGLALLVGVGLQFGAKVFSKDVTVLHLISIGIPFVAATQPINSLAFVFDGVNFGASDFAYSAYSMILVAIVSIASLFCLSKSYGYVGIWVALTIYMGLRTFAGFWRMGTGTGPWHFLRNRSLS encoded by the exons ATGGCTGATAAGGTCAGTACTGATCTGTCTCCATCTCTGCCCCAGCGAAAGTGGAAGATGCCACTCCTTGTTTTCTTTAAAGATGTGAG GCATGTTTTCAAGATGGATGAGCTTGGTTCCGAGATACTAAGGATTGCTTTCCCTGCCGCGTTGGCCTTAGCTGCTGATCCCGTTGCCTCTCTGATTGACACAGCATTCATAGGCCATATAG GCCCGGTGGAGCTAGCTGCTGTGGGAGTTTCCATTGCTATCTTCAATCAAGCTTCAAGGATAACTGTATTCCCACTTGTCAGTATCACAACTTCTTTTGTTGCTGAGGAAGATACTGTTGGAAAAAAAGGCAATGAAGCCCCAAAAGGTGAAAACTCTGAAAAGGCTTCAGTCAAAAATTCTGAAACAAAAGAGTTGGAGGATGAAGATGTAATTCTTGAGAACTTGGAAAAGGGTTCAAACCCAAACAGTGAAATGAAAGAGTTGATCCCAGAAGATG ATTTGAAGACTACTACATACAAGCCCCCATCTGTTAGTACTGTCAGTCCTAATAGAGTTAAGTTAAAGAAGGAGAGGCGGCATATCCCTTCAGCATCAACAGCACTAGTTATCGGCTCATTTCTTGGTCTCTTCCAAACTATATTCCTTATCTTTGCAGCAAAACCGCTCTTGAGTTTCATGGGCGTGAAATCT gGTTCTTCTATGCTAACCCCAGCAAGAAGGTATTTAACATTGAGAGCTCTCGGAGCTCCTGCTGTTCTTCTCTCCTTGGCCATGCAAGGGGTTTTTCGAGGGTTCAAGGATACCAAAACTCCCTTATATGCCACTG TGGTGGGAGATCTAACAAATATCATTTTGGATCCAATATTTATCTTCGTTTGCAAGTTGGGGGTCAGCGGCGCAGCCATTGCCCATGTCATTTCTCA GTACTTAATATCCCTTATCCTCCTGTTGAGATTGATGAAAGAAGTTGATCTCCTGCCTCCGAGTCTTAAAGATCTGCAATTTCGCCGGTTCCTCAAAAATG GTGTACTACTGCTAGGGAGGGTAATAGCAGCGACATTCTGTGTGACCTTGGCGGCATCATTGGCTGCACGGCTGGGCTCAACTCCTATGGCTGCATTCCAGATATGCCTACAAGTCTGGATGACATCTTCCCTTCTGGCTGATGGTTTGGCTGTTGCTGGGCAG GCAATCCTTGCTTGTGCCTTCGCTGAGAACGACTACGACAAGGCAACTAATGCTGCAACACGAGTATTACag ATGGGCTTTATTCTAGGGTTAGGGCTTGCTCTCCTTGTTGGAGTTGGCCTGCAATTTGGAGCAAAAGTCTTTTCAAAGGATGTTACTGTTCTACACCTCATTAGTATAGGCATCCCG TTTGTTGCTGCAACTCAACCGATAAATTCTTTGGCCTTTGTCTTCGACGGCGTGAACTTTGGAGCATCGGATTTTGCATATTCTGCATACTCCATG ATTTTGGTGGCCATTGTGAGCATTGCATCTTTATTCTGCCTCTCCAAGAGCTATGGTTACGTCGGAATCTGGGTTGCTTTAACCATCTACATGGGCCTGCGTACATTTGCTGGATTTTGGAG GATGGGCACCGGGACAGGACCGTGGCATTTTCTTAGGAATAGATCATTATCGTAA